A region of Anticarsia gemmatalis isolate Benzon Research Colony breed Stoneville strain chromosome 18, ilAntGemm2 primary, whole genome shotgun sequence DNA encodes the following proteins:
- the Kr-h2 gene encoding transmembrane protein 33-containing Krueppel homolog 2 — MADQADQQAGDTGPPKGIPALKAHVSANKVDVALWAIRVLTVLFTIGYVIPIFNNPVSAFYKALLANAATSALRLHQRIPAREISVSREFLARFFLEDSAHYLFYSLIFMNVAPNLLILTPIFLFALLHAASYSLTILDTLGQNSMWVARLLISLVEFQSRNILRAAALAEIVLFPLVVFMAFFGYCGLLTPFVYYYFVTWRYASRRNPYTRNTFRELRVAAERTAARPALPAPLASAITAAVQLVCRMAPPMEHVQQ; from the exons atggCCGATCAAGCAGACCAGCAAGCGGGAGACACTGGCCCACCAAAGGGCATCCCGGCCCTGAAGGCACATGTGTCAGCTAACAAAGTGGACGTAGCTTTGTGGGCTATCAGAGTACTCACCGTACTTTTCACTATTGGATACGTCATACCTATATTTAACAA TCCAGTGTCGGCGTTCTACAAGGCCCTCCTAGCGAATGCAGCGACATCAGCCCTCAGGCTGCACCAACGCATCCCGGCGCGGGAGATAAGCGTCTCCCGGGAGTTCCTCGCCAGGTTCTTCTTGGAAGACAGCGCGCATTACCTGTTCTACTCACTCATCTTCATGAACGTCGCACCTAATTTGT TGATCCTGACGCCAATCTTCTTGTTCGCTCTCCTGCACGCCGCCTCATACTCACTCACCATTCTTGAT ACGCTGGGGCAGAACTCCATGTGGGTGGCTCGGCTGCTCATCTCGCTGGTGGAGTTCCAGTCGCGCAACATCCTGCGTGCCGCCGCTCTCGCCGAGATCGTGCTGTTCCCGCTCGTCGTGTTCATGGCATTCTT CGGCTACTGCGGTCTGCTGACGCCGTTCGTGTACTACTACTTCGTGACGTGGCGCTACGCGTCGCGCCGCAACCCCTACACGCGCAACACGTTCCGCGAGCTGCGCGTGGCGGCCGAGCGCACCGCCGCGCGCCCCGCGCTGCCCGCGCCGCTCGCCTCCGCCATCACCGCCGCCGTGCAGCTCGTGTGCCGCATGGCGCCGCCCATGGAGCACGTGCAACA ATAA
- the AsnRS-m gene encoding asparagine--tRNA ligase, mitochondrial encodes MYKTIFTSKFKTLFKYSKTCKRYSAIAAVLQKPNVGNVTDIKGWVKNLRKQKDLIFADVSDGSCAQKLQIVIPKNITTDTLTYGSSVHITGKLSKSPRGQLELVAENVNVLGTCVVLEGYPFNPRTAHPPEYTRQYLHLRPRTNYTAAVLRVRSAVTKHITDYFASRNYTNIHTPILTSNDCEGAGEVFKIQPDNDETVKAMMQENKDRDSVYFGSKTFLTVSGQLHLEAACRGMGNVYTFGPTFRAENSRSRLHLSEFYMLEAELAFCETLEQLQSAIEDLMKYIFTEIRNTNEDDLFLIDKENKTPSWLNKDFITLSYDEARQILEKKGATLTDEGINKEQELTLVEHCNGVPVFVVKWPKDMKSFYMKECEGDSTKVDALDLLTPITGEVVGGSLREDNYDKLKSKLPSDRLNWYLDLRKFGNIPTGGYGLGLERLLQVLCNVHNIKDTLPFPRWPHNCEM; translated from the exons atgtataaaactatatttacgAGCAAATTTAAAACCCTATTCAAATATAGCAAAACATGTAAAAGATACAGCGCAATAGCTGCAGTATTACAAAAGCCCAATGTCGGCAATGTTACTGACATTAAG GGTTGGGTGAAGAATTTAAGAAAGCAAAAGGACCTAATTTTCGCTGATGTCAGTGATGGATCTTGTGCTCAAAAGTTACAAATAGTCATACCCAAAAATATCACTACAGATACTTTAACTTATGGTTCTTCTGTACATATCACTGGGAAACTGTCGAAGAGCCCTAGAGGACAGCTGGAACTTGTGGCAGAGAATGTAAATGTACTAGGAACTTGTGTAGTATTAGAAGGTTATCCCTTCAACCCTAGAACTGCACATCCACCCGAATATACACGACAGTATTTACACCTACGACCAAGAACCAACTACACAGCAGCTGTCCTTCGAGTAAGGAGTGCTGTAACTAAACACATAACGGATTATTTTGCTTCAAGAAACTACACAAACATTCACACACCTATTTTGACTTCCAATGACTGTGAGGGTGCTGGAGAAGTGTTTAAAATACAACCAGACAATGATGAGACAGTCAAAGCTATGATGCAAGAGAATAAAGACAGAGATTCTGTCTATTTTGGCTCAAAAACATTCCTAACAGTATCAGGACAGTTGCATTTAGAAGCAGCTTGTAGAGGCATGGGCAATGTCTACACTTTCGGACCGACATTCCGCGCCGAAAACTCCCGATCGAGATTACATTTATCAGAATTTTATATGTTAGAAGCTGAGCTTGCATTCTGTGAAACTTTGGAACAGTTACAGTCAGCTATAGAGGATTTAATGAAGTACATATTTACCGAAATTAGAAACACAAATGAGGATGACTTGTTCTTAATAGATAAGGAGAATAAAACTCCATCTTGGTTGAATAAAGACTTCATAACATTGAGTTATGATGAAGCCAGACAGATCTTAGAAAAAAAAGGTGCAACTCTTACCGATGAAGGGATAAATAAGGAGCAGGAATTAACACTGGTAGAACATTGTAATGGGGTGCCTGTGTTTGTTGTCAAATGGCCTAAAGAtatgaaatctttttatatgaaagagTGTGAAGGGGATAGCACAAAG GTGGATGCTCTAGACCTGCTAACACCAATCACAGGAGAAGTAGTCGGTGGAAGTTTGCGCGAAGACAACTACGACAAACTAAAGTCAAAGTTACCTTCAGACAGATTGAACTGGTATTTAGACTTGCGGAAATTCGGTAACATACCCACGGGAGGTTACGGGCTTGGTCTGGAAAGACTATTGCAAGTGTTGTGTAATGTTCATAATATAAAGGACACCTTGCCTTTCCCTAGATGGCCACATAATTGTGAgatgtaa